The proteins below come from a single Geobacillus thermoleovorans genomic window:
- the gpmI gene encoding 2,3-bisphosphoglycerate-independent phosphoglycerate mutase: MSKQPVALIILDGFALRDETYGNAVAQANKPNFDRYWNEYPHTTLKACGEAVGLPEGQMGNSEVGHLNIGAGRIVYQSLTRVNIAIREGEFDRNETFLAAMNHVKQHGTSLHLFGLLSDGGVHSHIHHLYALLRLAAKEGVKRVYIHGFLDGRDVGPQTAPQYIKELQEKIKEYGVGEIATLSGRYYSMDRDKRWDRVEKAYRAMVYGEGPTYRDPLECIEDSYKHGIYDEFVLPSVIVREDGRPVATIQDNDAIIFYNFRPDRAIQISNTFTNEDFREFDRGPKHPKHLFFVCLTHFSETVKGYVAFKPTNLDNTLGEVLSQHGLRQLRIAETEKYPHVTFFMSGGREEKFPGEDRILINSPKVPTYDLKPEMSAYEVTDALLKEIEADKYDAIILNYANPDMVGHSGKLEPTIKAVEAVDECLGKVVDAILAKGGIAIITADHGNADEVLTPDGKPQTAHTTNPVPVIVTKKGIKLRDGGILGDLAPTMLDLLGLPQPKEMTGKSLIVK; encoded by the coding sequence ATGAGTAAACAACCGGTTGCGCTCATCATTTTAGACGGATTTGCGCTGCGCGACGAAACGTACGGCAATGCGGTCGCTCAGGCGAACAAACCGAACTTTGACCGCTATTGGAACGAATACCCGCACACAACGCTCAAGGCGTGCGGCGAGGCGGTCGGGCTTCCGGAAGGGCAGATGGGCAACTCGGAAGTCGGCCATCTCAACATCGGCGCCGGGCGCATTGTGTACCAAAGCTTAACGCGGGTCAACATTGCCATTCGCGAAGGCGAGTTTGACCGAAATGAAACGTTTTTGGCGGCGATGAACCATGTGAAACAACATGGGACAAGCTTGCATTTGTTCGGCTTGCTTTCCGACGGCGGGGTGCACAGCCATATTCACCATTTGTACGCTCTCTTGCGCTTGGCGGCGAAAGAAGGCGTAAAACGCGTGTACATCCACGGCTTTTTGGACGGCCGCGACGTCGGCCCGCAAACGGCGCCGCAATACATTAAAGAACTACAGGAAAAAATCAAAGAATACGGCGTCGGCGAAATCGCCACCTTATCAGGACGCTACTACTCGATGGACCGCGACAAGCGGTGGGACCGCGTCGAAAAGGCGTATCGGGCGATGGTGTACGGGGAAGGGCCGACGTACCGCGATCCGCTCGAATGCATCGAGGACTCGTACAAACACGGCATTTACGACGAATTCGTCCTGCCGTCGGTCATCGTCCGCGAAGACGGTCGGCCGGTGGCGACGATTCAAGACAATGACGCGATTATCTTCTATAATTTCCGCCCTGACCGGGCGATCCAAATTTCAAACACGTTTACGAACGAAGATTTCCGCGAGTTTGACCGCGGCCCGAAACATCCGAAGCATTTGTTCTTTGTCTGCTTGACCCATTTCAGCGAAACGGTGAAAGGGTACGTGGCGTTCAAGCCGACGAACCTTGACAACACGCTTGGGGAAGTGCTGTCGCAGCACGGACTGCGCCAACTGCGCATCGCCGAGACCGAAAAATATCCGCACGTGACGTTTTTTATGAGCGGCGGCCGCGAAGAGAAATTTCCAGGCGAAGACCGGATTTTGATCAACTCGCCGAAAGTGCCGACGTATGACTTGAAGCCGGAAATGAGCGCCTATGAAGTGACCGATGCGCTGCTCAAGGAAATTGAAGCCGATAAGTACGATGCGATCATTTTGAACTACGCCAACCCGGATATGGTCGGCCATTCGGGCAAGCTCGAACCGACGATCAAGGCGGTGGAGGCAGTGGACGAATGCCTCGGCAAAGTCGTCGATGCCATTTTGGCCAAAGGCGGCATCGCCATCATCACCGCCGACCACGGCAACGCCGATGAAGTATTGACGCCGGACGGCAAGCCGCAAACGGCTCATACGACGAATCCGGTGCCGGTCATCGTGACGAAAAAAGGCATCAAGCTTAGAGACGGCGGCATCTTAGGCGATTTGGCGCCGACGATGCTCGATTTGCTCGGCTTGCCGCAGCCGAAAGAAATGACGGGGAAATCGTTGATTGTCAAATAA
- the tpiA gene encoding triose-phosphate isomerase — protein sequence MRKRIIAGNWKMHKTLAEAVQFVENVKGHVPPADEVDSVVCAPFLFLDRLVQAADGTDLKIGAQTMHFADQGAYTGEVSPVMLKDLGVTYVILGHSERRQMFAETDETVNKKVLAAFTRGLIPIICCGESLEEREAGQTNAVVASQVEKALAGLTPEQVKQAVIAYEPIWAIGTGKSSTPEDANSVCGHIRSVVSRLFGPEAAEAIRIQYGGSVKPDNIRDFLAQEQIDGALVGGASLEPASFLQLVEAGRHE from the coding sequence ATGAGAAAACGCATCATTGCAGGCAACTGGAAAATGCATAAAACATTGGCGGAAGCTGTTCAATTTGTCGAGAACGTAAAAGGGCACGTGCCGCCGGCCGACGAAGTCGATTCCGTCGTTTGCGCGCCGTTTCTCTTTTTGGATCGGTTGGTGCAAGCGGCAGACGGCACGGATTTAAAAATCGGGGCGCAAACGATGCACTTTGCCGATCAAGGGGCGTACACAGGCGAAGTGAGCCCGGTCATGCTGAAAGACCTCGGCGTCACGTACGTCATCCTCGGCCATTCGGAGCGCCGGCAAATGTTCGCCGAAACAGATGAGACCGTGAACAAAAAAGTGTTGGCCGCCTTCACCCGCGGGCTTATACCGATTATTTGCTGCGGCGAATCGCTTGAGGAGCGGGAAGCGGGGCAGACGAACGCCGTTGTCGCCTCGCAAGTGGAAAAAGCGCTCGCCGGCTTGACGCCGGAACAAGTGAAGCAAGCGGTCATCGCTTACGAGCCGATTTGGGCGATCGGGACGGGCAAATCATCAACACCGGAAGACGCCAACAGCGTCTGCGGCCATATCCGTTCGGTTGTTTCGCGCCTGTTTGGCCCGGAGGCGGCGGAAGCGATCCGCATTCAATACGGCGGCAGCGTCAAACCGGACAACATCCGCGACTTCTTGGCGCAAGAACAGATCGACGGCGCCTTAGTCGGCGGGGCGAGCCTCGAGCCGGCTTCATTCTTGCAATTGGTGGAGGCGGGCCGCCATGAGTAA